A single region of the Vicia villosa cultivar HV-30 ecotype Madison, WI linkage group LG4, Vvil1.0, whole genome shotgun sequence genome encodes:
- the LOC131599475 gene encoding uncharacterized protein LOC131599475, which produces MAMKGFPTIFVVFLFVSAAIATLPPPPLDPFLYAPRQAMFPWASNSPNRNLKKSTPKSVIALAVLAGLALVAVSVVVLVCVCSRSSSPPLAATDGIVLGICSANANTQIRSME; this is translated from the exons ATGGCAATGAAAGGTTTTCCTACAATATTTGTGGTATTTTTGTTTGTCTCCGCCGCCATTGCTACTCTCCCACCTCCACCACTAG ACCCTTTCTTATATGCACCGCGTCAAGCAATGTTTCCTTGGGCATCAAACAGTCCTAACCGGAACCTTAAGAAATCAACTCCAAAATCGGTGATTGCTTTGGCTGTACTGGCTGGACTTGCGCTTGTTGCTGTATCTGTGGTAGTACTAGTTTGTGTGTGTTCTAGATCATCTTCACCACCACTTGCTGCTACTGATGGGATAGTGCTTGGAATTTGCAGTGCCAATGCAAACACTCAGATCAGATCAATGGAGTAA
- the LOC131599474 gene encoding uncharacterized protein LOC131599474, producing the protein MAVTLKKFPTIFVAFLFVSAAIASLPPPPTDPFLYAPRQAMFPWTTNPNRNLKKSTPKSVIGLSIFAGLALFAICLGVVYCVCFKSSSPPLAATDIDADGTAVGVPVPMQRLRSRSDQSSNEV; encoded by the exons ATGGCAGTGACACTCAAAAAATTTCCTACAATATTTGTGGCATTTTTGTTTGTCTCCGCCGCCATTGCTTCTCTCCCGCCTCCACCAACAG ACCCTTTCTTATATGCACCGCGTCAAGCCATGTTTCCTTGGACAACAAACCCTAACAGGAACCTTAAGAAATCTACTCCAAAGTCGGTGATTGGTTTGTCGATATTTGCGGGACTTGCACTTTTTGCAATATGCCTGGGAGTGGTCTATTGTGTGTGTTTTAAATCTTCTTCACCACCACTTGCTGCTACTGATATTGATGCTGATGGGACAGCGGTTGGAGTTCCAGTGCCAATGCAAAGACTCAGATCCAGATCAGATCAATCGAGTAATGAAGTTTAA